From one Thalassospira lucentensis genomic stretch:
- a CDS encoding ferritin-like domain-containing protein, with product MSRLTLAEAAKRALMTADATEKADVTAEMAAMWRNGEITEVGSTDLPDRPGRPAKPELLPPNKMPKRKKGSVQGRIGLLHALAHIELNAIDLAWDLCVRFPEADMPKHFHDAWVQVADDEARHFKMINKRLGEMDATYGDLPAHDGLWQTSMDTAYDILPRLAVVPMVFEARGLDATPPTIERLLSHGDTESARILKIIAHDEIAHVAAGRKYYEYVCDQRGLPYYTTWHDMLRKHFRGPLKPPFNDEARYEAGMPPDYYQDYVLELPGEDE from the coding sequence ATGTCCCGCCTTACCCTTGCCGAAGCTGCCAAACGTGCCCTTATGACGGCGGACGCCACGGAAAAAGCCGATGTCACCGCCGAAATGGCGGCGATGTGGCGCAATGGCGAGATTACCGAGGTTGGATCAACCGATCTTCCGGACCGCCCGGGCCGCCCGGCAAAACCCGAACTGCTGCCACCCAACAAAATGCCCAAACGCAAAAAAGGCAGCGTTCAGGGGCGTATCGGGCTTTTGCATGCGCTGGCGCATATCGAACTTAATGCCATCGATCTGGCGTGGGACCTTTGCGTGCGGTTTCCCGAAGCCGACATGCCCAAGCATTTTCATGATGCCTGGGTTCAGGTCGCCGATGACGAGGCGCGCCATTTCAAGATGATCAACAAACGTCTGGGTGAAATGGATGCGACCTATGGCGATCTGCCGGCCCATGATGGCCTGTGGCAGACATCGATGGATACGGCCTATGACATTCTGCCGCGTCTTGCCGTGGTGCCGATGGTGTTCGAGGCGCGCGGTCTTGATGCCACCCCGCCGACCATCGAACGGTTGCTGTCGCATGGTGATACCGAAAGTGCGCGCATCCTTAAAATCATCGCCCATGATGAAATCGCCCATGTCGCGGCAGGGCGTAAATATTATGAATATGTCTGTGATCAGCGCGGCCTGCCCTATTACACGACATGGCATGACATGCTGCGCAAACATTTCCGCGGGCCGCTTAAACCACCGTTTAACGACGAAGCCCGATATGAGGCCGGAATGCCGCCCGACTATTATCAGGACTATGTTCTGGAGCTTCCGGGCGAGGATGAATAG